Part of the Paenibacillus aurantius genome, CGACGAGTGCCCGGTGTACAGCAAGCCGTCGCAGCTGCCGGCTTACTACGAGAAAAATGCGTCCGTCGATACGACCCGTTATGAGGAAGTGACGGACCTGAACGGCGCCCTGGAGAAGGTTCTGGCTTCGCCGACGGTGGCGAGCAAGGAATGGGTCTACAGCCAGTACGACTACATGGTCCGCACGAGCACCGCGGTGCGTCCGGGCTCGGATGCAGCGGTCGTGACCATTCCAGGCACCCGCAAGGCGCTTGCCATGACAACCGACTGCAACGGCCGCTACGTCTACCTCGATCCCGAGGTAGGCGGGAAAATCGCCGTCAGCGAAGCGGCGCGCAACGTGGTCTGCTCGGGCGCCGAGCCGCTGGCCATCACGGACAACCTGAACTTCGGAAGCCCGGAGAAGCCGGAGATCTTCTGGCAGCTCGAGAAGGCCGTCGACGGCATGGCGGAAGCCTGCCGCGCGCTGAACTCGCCGGTTATCGGCGGGAACGTGAGCTTGTACAACGAGAATGCCAAAGGCGCCATCTACCCGACGCCGGTCGTTGGCATGGTCGGCTTGGTGCATGACGTGGACCACATCACGACCCAGAGCTTCAAGCGCGAAGGGGACGTGATCCTGCTCGCCGGCGAGACGAAGGCCGAGCTTGGCGGGAGCGAGTTCCAGTACGTGATTCACGGCGTGACGGAAGGCCGTCCTCCGCAGATCGACCTGAACGTGGAAAAAAACCTTCAGGAAGCGCTGCTTGGCGCTATCCAGCAGGGCCTGGTGGCTTCCGCGCATGACCTGTCCGAAGGCGGACTGGCCGCAGCACTTGCGGAGAGCTGCATCAGCGGCCGCATCGGGGCGGAGGTCGATTTTGCTTCGGACCTGCGTCCGGACATCGCGCTGTTCAGCGAGAGCCAGTCCCGCGTGCTGCTGAGCGCCACGCCCGATAAGGCGGAGGCTTTGCAGAAGCATTTGGCTGACCGTGGGGTTCCGGTCGTGAAGTTGGGTACGGTAGGAGGGAAAGACCTGTCGGCTTCGGTCAACCGCAAGCCGGCTATCCGTTCATCCGTCGATCAGCTAGAAAAAGCCTGGAAGGATGCGATCCCATGTCTGATGAACTCATAAACCCCCAGCCGTTATGGACCGGGCGTTATTATAATGAGGGAGTCGATTCGGACGTTTTTGATAAATTGAAAGAGGAATGCGGGGTCTTCGGGGTGTTCGGTCACCCGGAGGCTTCGGCCCTTTCGTTCTTCGGGCTTCATGCCCTGCAGCACCGCGGGGAAGAGAGCGCGGGCGTCTGCACCACCGTGGACGGAAGCGAGTTCTTTGTTCACAAAGGCATGGGCCTGGTGAAGGAAGTCTTCACGAACGAGCGCATTGAGTACTTGAAGGGAACGACGGCCATCGGGCACGTCCGGTATTCGACGTCGGGAGCAAGCAAGCTGGAGAATGCGCAGCCGCTTGTGTTCAAGTACCGCGGCGGAAACATCGCCATCTGCACGAACGGTAACATCACCAACGCGGATGAGATCCGCGCCGAGCTCGAGGAGGAAGGCTCGATCTTCCAGACGACAAGCGATACCGAGGTGGTCATTCACCTCATCTCGCGGTCCAAGGCGAACGGGCTTGTCATGGCGGTCAAGGAAGCGCTGCGCCGCGTTGTCGGCGGGTTTGCCTTCCTGATCATGGTCAACGACCGCCTGTTTGTGGCCCGCGATCCCCACGGCCTGAGGCCGCTGGCTATGGCGAAGCTCGGAGACGCGTACCTGTTCGCCTCGGAAACGTGCGCTTTCGAAACAGTCGGCGCCGAATTCATCCGCGACATCGAGCCGGGCGAGCTCCTCATCTTCGATAGCGATGGGCTGAAGGAGGACCGGTTTGCCGAGATGGAGCGGCGGGCGCTCTGTGCCATGGAGTATATCTACTTCTCGCGGCCCGACAGCGACCTGGACAACATCAACCTCCATTCCTCCCGCAAAAGAATGGGGCAGCAGCTCGCGATGGAAGCGTTCGTGGACGCCGACGTCGTGACCGGCGTGCCGGATTCGAGCATCTCGGCGGCGATCGGCTTCGCCGAGCAGACGGGCATCCCTTACGAGCTCGGGATGATCAAGAACCGGTACACCGGCCGGACCTTCATCCAGCCGAGCCAGGAACTTCGGGAGCGTGGCGTGAAGATGAAGCTGAGCGCCGTGCGCAAGGTGGTCGAGGGCAAGCGCGTCGTCATGATCGACGACTCGATCGTCCGCGGGACCACTTCTCTGCGCATCGTGAATATGCTTCGCGAGGCCGGCGCGGCCGAGGTTCATGTGCGGATCAGTTCACCGCCGTACATGAACCCGTGCTTCTACGGCATCGACACGCCGAGCCGCAAGGAGCTCATCGCGTCGACGAAATCGGTCGAGGAAATTCGCCGCTCGATCAACGCGGACTCGCTGCATTTCCTCTCGAAGGACGGCCTGCTCGAAGCGATCGGCCGCCCCGTCGGCGAGTACAACCGGGGCATGTGCACCGGCTGCTTCGACAACGACTACCCGACGCCGGTGAACGACGAGGACCCCAGCTGCGGGTGTTAGTGGGGCGGGAGCCGAGTGAGGTGGAAACGCTAGCGAGGCAGAGGTTGGAAAGACGTTTAGCGAACGCTGGGCAGGCAAGAGACAGTTCAGAGACTGGTGAAAGGCTGGGCGGTCCCTTCCCCAGGCAGCCGGATCGGGTCCAGGTGCTTGGCAGGAAGCTAGGTGCGGGTCTGGATGGACCCTTAGCTGGTCTCGGGTATCGAACCACGCCAGTTCGGGAGCCGCATGCTAATTAGGAACACCCGAGGGAGGCCGCTGGGACAGCTCAAGTGAGGAAGTCGAGATTCATCCGAGGCTGCCGGGGTCCCTTGACGGAATAAAGGAACTCGGTTCCTTTATTCGCCGTTCTGGAGGGGATGGTGAAAGGATAGAGGAAAAATCCCCTCCAGCGGCTATTTTTGACCGGATTCGCCGGATATAGCGAACCATAGTTCCTCTAAATTTTGAATAAGTAGGCAAAATGGGTGATTAGCGCACCGTAGTTCCTCTATTTTCGAGCGGATGCTCGTGGCAGGACGAATAGAGGGCTTCGGCTAACTTCGAACCACTGCGCCGCAGGGCGAGCGGAAGAGGCCGGTACCTTCAAGAGCCTGCTTTCGGTGGCCGGACTGGATCCGCTATCCTCGGAGGAAGCATGCGCGATCACCCAAGCCGCCAACCAAAGGAGAGATCACAGTGTCAGAAGCCTACAAAAAAGCCGGAGTCGACATCGCGGCGGGCAACGAAGCCGTAGAACGCATGAAAAAGCACGTGAAACGTACGATGCGTCCCGGGGTGATGACCGACCTGGGCGGCTTCGGCGGCCTGTTCGGGCTGAACAAGGACCAATACGAGGAGCCTGTGCTCGTGTCCGGAACCGACGGCGTCGGCACGAAGCTCAAGGTGGCTTTTGCCATGGATAAGCATGATACGATCGGAATCGACGCCGTGGCGATGTGCGTGAACGACATCATCGTACAGGGCGCGGAGCCTCTGTTCTTCCTCGATTACCTGGCCACGAGCAAGGTTGTGCCGGAGAAGATCGAGGCGATCGTAGCGGGCATCTCCGAAGGCTGCGTGCAGGCGGGCTGTGCCTTGATCGGCGGCGAAACGGCTGAAATGCCGGGGATGTACACCGACGGCGAATACGACATTGCCGGGTTCACGGTCGGCATCGTGGACAAGAAGAAGATCATCGACGGCTCGACGATCCGTCCGGGAGATATCGTGCTTGGCCTAGCCTCGAGCGGCATCCACAGCAACGGCTACTCGCTCGTTCGCCGTCTTCTTCTTGAGGAGAAGGGCTACGGGCTGGACCAGCACATCGATGAGCTCGGCGCCAAGCTGGGCGACGTGATTCTGGAGCCGACGCGCATCTACGTCAAATCCGTTCTCGGCATGCTGGAGAAGGCGGAGATCAAAGGCATGGCGCACATCACCGGCGGGGGCTTCCTGGAGAACATCCCGCGCTGTCTGCCGGATGGTGTCAACGTGGAGATTGATTACGGTTCCTGGCCGATCCTGCCGATCTTCGAGCTTCTGCAAAAAGCCGGCAGCATCACGAACAACGACATGTTCCGCACGTTCAACATGGGCATCGGCATGGTCGTGATCGTGTCGGAGGAACAGGCGGCGGCAGCGGAGCAGGCCGCCAAGGAGCTGGGCGAGAGCGTGTACCGCCTCGGCCGCGTCACCGAAGGCGACAAGCAGGTGACGTTCACCGGAGCGGACGTCTAATGAAGCCTTATCGGATCGCCGTTCTCGCTTCGGGGAGCGGCAGCAATTTTCAGGCCATCGTCGATGCGGTGGCCGCGGGGAAGCTCGATGTCCGCGTCGAGCTTCTGGTTTGTGACCGGCCGCAGGCGCCGGTCGTGGAAAGGGCACGGCGTGCCGGCGTGCCGGTCTTCGCCTTCCGCCCGAAGGAGTATCCTTCGCGGGAAGTGTATGAGACCGAGATCGTCCGGCAGCTGCAGGAGCGCGGGGTTGATCTCGTCGTGATGGCCGGTTACATGCGGCTCATCACCGATACGCTTCTCGCGCCATACGTGGGCCGGATCGTGAACGTGCATCCGTCGCTCCTGCCGGCTTTTCCGGGTATGGACGCGGTCGGACAAGCTCTGGCTTACGGAGCGAAAGTGGCCGGCATCACGGTTCATTTTGTGGATGGCGGCATGGACACCGGGCCGATCATCGCCCAGCGGGCTGTAGAGATTCAAGAGGACGACACCGCGGAGACGCTCGCTCTTCGCCTTCATAGAATCGAGCATGAGCTGTACCCGGAGGTTATTGGCTGGCTGCGCGCAGGGCGTGCGGTGCTGGAGGAGAACGGCCGCCGGGTACGGATTCACTAAAACGAGGATAAGGAAGGGATAAACGATTATGACGAATGGCAACGAGCTGTCCCTGCGCTACGGGATGAACCCCCATCAGAAAGAAGCGAAGCTGACGAACGGCGGCAAGCCGCTGCCGATTCGCGTGTTGAATGGAGATCCGGGCTTTATCAACCTGCTGGATGCGTTGAATGCGTTCCAGCTGGTGCGCGAGCTGCGCCATGCGACAGGCGAGCCGGCAGCGGCCTCGTTCAAGCATGTCTCCCCGGCCGGAGCCGCGGTTAACAGCCCGCTGACGCCGGAGCTCGCCCAGGCTTACGGCGTGTCCGGACTGGAGCTGTCTCCGCTGGCTACGGCTTATGCGCGTGCGCGCGGAGCGGACCGGATGTCGTCCTTCGGCGACGCGGCGGCGCTGAGCGACGTGGTCGACGAGTCGACGGCTAAGCTTTTGAAACGCGAAGTATCCGATCTGGTGGTCGCTCCCGGTTACACGCCGGAAGCCCTTGACCTTCTGAAACAGAAAAAGGGCGGCAAATACCTCATCCTGGAGATCGACCCGAATTACGTGCCGGAGCCGATCGAGCAGCGCAACCTGTTTGGCTTGACACTGCAGCAGGAGCGCAACAATGCCGTGCTGACCGAAGCGTCCTTCGAGCGTATCGTGACGGAGAACCAGGAGCTGCCGGACAGCGCCAAGCGCGATCTGCTCGTCGCCCTGATTACGCTGAAATATACGCAGTCGAACTCCATCTGCTATGCCCTTGACGGCCAGACGATCGGTATCGGCGCCGGCCAGCAGTCCCGCATACACTGTACCCGCCTGGCGGGGGACAAGGCCGACCGGTGGTTTTTGCGGCAGCACCCGATTGCGCTTGGCATGAAGTTCCGTGAAGGACTCGCGCGTGCCGAGCAGAACAATGCCATCGACCTGTGGCTCGAGGAAGAGCTTACTCCGATCGAGCAGGCAAGCTGGGAGCAGGCGTTCGAGGAAGTGCCGCCCCGTTTAACCCGCGAGGAGAAGCGCGAATGGCTGAATGGCTTGAAGAACGTTGCTTACGGCTCGGATGCGTTCCTGCCGTTCCGCGACAACATCGACCGGGCTTCCCGCAGCGGAGTGAAATACGTCGTACAGGCCGGCAGCTCGATGCGCGATCAGGAAGTCGTGCAGGCGGCGAACGATTACGGCATGGTCATGGTGTATTCCGGCGTGCGTTTGTTCCACCATTAAGAGAAGAGGGCGGCAAGCCTGAGAAGGGGGCAGGATCGGAAAATGGCAGGAAATTGGCAGGCGCTCGCGGATGCGACCATCCGTGAGCTGAAGGAGAATGTCTATCCGGGACGTGGCATCATCATCGGCTTAACGCCGGACGGATCGCGGTTTATGCAGGTGTATTGGATCATGGGGCGGAGCGAGAACAGCCGCAACCGGATTTTTGTGGAGGAAGAGAACGGATACCTGCGGACGGAAGCCGCCGACCCGGCGAAGCTGTCCGACCCGTCGCTTATCATTTATTATCCGGTCCGCCATACCGGCGGGGCGCATATCGTGACGAACGGGGACCAGACGGATACCATTTACGAAGCGCTGCAGCAGGGCGGCACGTTCGAAGGGGCTCTGGCTACACGTACGTATGAGCCGGACGGCCCGAATTTTACGCCTCGGATTTCCGGCGTTGTAGACCTTGGGGACAAGCAGAATGCGTACAAGCTGTCGATCCTGAAGTCGAACGACAACGACGAGTCGCAGACGAAGCGGCAGTATTTTCATTATGAGCAGGCCCTTGCCGGGTACGGGCATTTTATCTCGACGTACCAGGGAGACGGCAACCCGCTGCCTTCGTTCGATGGGGAACCGAAGCTTGCTCCGCTGTTTGACAGCGCCGAGGAGACGACCCGCTTCTACTGGAACCTGCTGAATGCGGACAACCGCATCTCGCTTTTGGTGAAGACCATTTCGCGCGAGAGCGGCGAAGCTCAGCTGACCGTGTTGAATAAATAGGCGGGAGGAGGGATCCGATGAAAGTCATGGTCATTGGCCGGGGAGGCCGGGAACATGCGATTATATGGGCGTTGAGCCAAAGCCCGAAGATTACGAAGCTTCTCTGCGCCCCCGGCAACGGAGGGATTGCGGAGCTCGCGGAATGCGTTCCGATCGGAGAGCTCGAATTCGATAAAATCAGCGACTACGCGCTGGAAAACAAAGTCGACCTGGTCTTCGTGGCGCCGGACGACCCGCTCGCAGCGGGACTGGTCGACCATCTGGAGTCCCACGGGATCCGTGCTTACGGCCCGAACAAGGATGCGGCGATCATCGAAGGCAGCAAGGCATTTATGAAAAACCTGCTCAAAACGTACCGCATTCCGACCGCGGCTTATGAATCGTTCGACAACTATGAGGAAGCGCTCGGATACCTGCGCAAACAGGGAGCGCCGATCGTCATCAAAGCGGACGGACTGGCAGCAGGAAAAGGCGTCATCGTGGCCCAGACGATGGAGGAAGCGGAAGAGGCGTTGAAGTCGATCATGGTCGACCAAGCTTTCGGCGCATCCGGCAATCGAGTCGTCATCGAGGAATTCCTGACGGGGCAGGAGATGTCGCTGCTCGCGTTCGTAGACGGAACGGTCGTCCGGCCGATGGTCCCTTCGCAGGACCACAAGCCGGTGTTCGACAACGACCAAGGGCCGAACACGGGCGGCATGGGCACGTATTCGCCCGTTCCGCACATTGATCCGGCTATCGTGCAGGAAGCCCTGGAGACCATCGTTATCCCGACAGCAGAGGCGATGGTGAAGGAAGGGCGCCCGTTCCGCGGCGTGCTCTATGCCGGCTTGATGCTGACGCCCGACGGGCCGAAAACGATCGAGTTCAACGCCCGCTTCGGCGATCCGGAGACGCAGGTGCTGCTGCCCCGGCTGAAGACGGACCTGTTCGAGATCGTACTGGCGACGCTCGAAGGACGTCTCGGCGAGCTGGAGATCGAGTGGAGCGAGGAAGCGGCCGTATGCGTCATCCTGGCGTCGCCCGGCTACCCGGGCTTGTACCCGAAAGGGCTCGTGATCGACGGGCTTGCCGACGTGAAGGATGCGCTCGTGTTCCATGCGGGAACGGCTGTCGAGAACGGACGGACGGTCACCGCGGGCGGCCGCGTGCTGGGCGTAGTGGGCAAAGGCCGCGATATCGCGGAAGCCCGCGAGCGAGCCTATGCTGAAGCGGATAAGATCCGCTTCGAGGGCAAGCACTACCGCACGGATATCGCCAAGAAGGCGCTGGTATAATGCAAAAAGCACCTCCGGGTTTGGCGGGGAGAGGAATCTCCCTGCTGGATCATGGGGGTGCTTTTTTTGGTGTGATGGTTGAGGAGCGGAGTTTAACAAAAGTGGGAGGCTTATTATGGCGCAGCCTGGTTATCTCGTTAAGCACAGATGTCTTTACTACCTGTTTAGCGGGAAAGAAGGGAAGTCGGTTCTGGTATTCCCTTTGGATGAGAAGGCAACATCTCTACAAGATTGGTTCATGGCCTGTATGGTGTATCCTTTGGATCGGGAAGAAGATTTCGCAGCATTCGACCATAGGTTCCATCAGGGAAAGGAATATGGACAGCTGGGTTGGTTTATTAAACAAAGGACAGTGGATGAAATCATGGGGCTGCTGTCTTTGCTTAGGTAAAAGGATCCTTCTTAACTAATGTGAAAGTGAAACTACTTCAAAAGCGTGGCTTGGGGCAGGCCAGTACCCGTTAACTCATCTGATAACAGAATCCGTCTCAACCAGCCACATCCCGATGCGACGGTGTCCCTCTAACCACGGTAGCATCCCAGTCGTCGCAGCGGACGACCTGCGGCGCGAACCCGTTCTGGGCGAAAAGCGCCGCCGTCTCGGGCGCCTGCTCCTCGCTCGCCTCCACGAGCAGGTGCCCGCCCGGCGCGAGCCACAGCGCCGCCTCGGCCGCTACCCGCCGCTGCACGTCGAGCCCGTCCGCGCCGCCGTCCAGCGCCACCCGCGCCTCATGCAGGCGGGCTTCGGCGGGCATCCGCTCGATCGCCGCCGTCGGCACGTAGGGCGTGTTGGCGAGCAGGACGTCGACGCGGCCCCGCAGGCTTTCCGGCAGTGGGCGGAAGAGGTCGCCCTCGTAGACGAGGCCGCCGAAGGCCGCCACGTTGCGGCGGGCGCACTTTACGGCCGCGGGGTCGAGGTCGGCCGCGTGCAGCTCGATGCCCGCATGCGCCGCCGCGACGGCGGCGCCAAGGGCGCCCGTGCCGCAGCAGAGGTCGAGCACGACGGCCCCCGGCCGGGCGAGGGAGACCGCCTGGCGGACGAGGAACTCCGTGCGGAGCCGGGGGACGAACACCCCCGGCTCCACGGCGATCCGCAGGCCGGCAAACTCGGCCCAGCCGATGACGTGCTCCAGCGGGGAGCCGGCGGCCCTCCGCTCGACCATGCCGGCGAGCTCGTCGGGCGTGCTTGCCGCGGCCAGGAGCAGCCGGGCCTCCTCTTCGGCATAGACGCAGCCGGCGGCCCGCAGGCGGGCGATTATATTTTCATCCGGGACCCCGGCGGAGGCGGCAGCGGGGGGATTTTTCTCTGGAATCATCTCTTGTCTCCTCTCACGTGCCGGATTACCCGGTCGAGCTCCGTATTGTCGGCAAGAATAACCAGCTTGTCCCCGTACGGCTTAAGCTGCTCCATAAGCTTGGGCTTGTCCGTCCGCGCATGATTGTAGCTCCAGCGGTACATTTTGGCGAGCATGTCGAAGCTCTGCTTGTAGTTGCCCTTTTCAA contains:
- the purF gene encoding amidophosphoribosyltransferase translates to MSDELINPQPLWTGRYYNEGVDSDVFDKLKEECGVFGVFGHPEASALSFFGLHALQHRGEESAGVCTTVDGSEFFVHKGMGLVKEVFTNERIEYLKGTTAIGHVRYSTSGASKLENAQPLVFKYRGGNIAICTNGNITNADEIRAELEEEGSIFQTTSDTEVVIHLISRSKANGLVMAVKEALRRVVGGFAFLIMVNDRLFVARDPHGLRPLAMAKLGDAYLFASETCAFETVGAEFIRDIEPGELLIFDSDGLKEDRFAEMERRALCAMEYIYFSRPDSDLDNINLHSSRKRMGQQLAMEAFVDADVVTGVPDSSISAAIGFAEQTGIPYELGMIKNRYTGRTFIQPSQELRERGVKMKLSAVRKVVEGKRVVMIDDSIVRGTTSLRIVNMLREAGAAEVHVRISSPPYMNPCFYGIDTPSRKELIASTKSVEEIRRSINADSLHFLSKDGLLEAIGRPVGEYNRGMCTGCFDNDYPTPVNDEDPSCGC
- the purD gene encoding phosphoribosylamine--glycine ligase; translated protein: MKVMVIGRGGREHAIIWALSQSPKITKLLCAPGNGGIAELAECVPIGELEFDKISDYALENKVDLVFVAPDDPLAAGLVDHLESHGIRAYGPNKDAAIIEGSKAFMKNLLKTYRIPTAAYESFDNYEEALGYLRKQGAPIVIKADGLAAGKGVIVAQTMEEAEEALKSIMVDQAFGASGNRVVIEEFLTGQEMSLLAFVDGTVVRPMVPSQDHKPVFDNDQGPNTGGMGTYSPVPHIDPAIVQEALETIVIPTAEAMVKEGRPFRGVLYAGLMLTPDGPKTIEFNARFGDPETQVLLPRLKTDLFEIVLATLEGRLGELEIEWSEEAAVCVILASPGYPGLYPKGLVIDGLADVKDALVFHAGTAVENGRTVTAGGRVLGVVGKGRDIAEARERAYAEADKIRFEGKHYRTDIAKKALV
- a CDS encoding IMP cyclohydrolase → MAGNWQALADATIRELKENVYPGRGIIIGLTPDGSRFMQVYWIMGRSENSRNRIFVEEENGYLRTEAADPAKLSDPSLIIYYPVRHTGGAHIVTNGDQTDTIYEALQQGGTFEGALATRTYEPDGPNFTPRISGVVDLGDKQNAYKLSILKSNDNDESQTKRQYFHYEQALAGYGHFISTYQGDGNPLPSFDGEPKLAPLFDSAEETTRFYWNLLNADNRISLLVKTISRESGEAQLTVLNK
- the purN gene encoding phosphoribosylglycinamide formyltransferase, coding for MKPYRIAVLASGSGSNFQAIVDAVAAGKLDVRVELLVCDRPQAPVVERARRAGVPVFAFRPKEYPSREVYETEIVRQLQERGVDLVVMAGYMRLITDTLLAPYVGRIVNVHPSLLPAFPGMDAVGQALAYGAKVAGITVHFVDGGMDTGPIIAQRAVEIQEDDTAETLALRLHRIEHELYPEVIGWLRAGRAVLEENGRRVRIH
- the purM gene encoding phosphoribosylformylglycinamidine cyclo-ligase; this translates as MSEAYKKAGVDIAAGNEAVERMKKHVKRTMRPGVMTDLGGFGGLFGLNKDQYEEPVLVSGTDGVGTKLKVAFAMDKHDTIGIDAVAMCVNDIIVQGAEPLFFLDYLATSKVVPEKIEAIVAGISEGCVQAGCALIGGETAEMPGMYTDGEYDIAGFTVGIVDKKKIIDGSTIRPGDIVLGLASSGIHSNGYSLVRRLLLEEKGYGLDQHIDELGAKLGDVILEPTRIYVKSVLGMLEKAEIKGMAHITGGGFLENIPRCLPDGVNVEIDYGSWPILPIFELLQKAGSITNNDMFRTFNMGIGMVVIVSEEQAAAAEQAAKELGESVYRLGRVTEGDKQVTFTGADV
- a CDS encoding phosphoribosylaminoimidazolecarboxamide formyltransferase, yielding MTNGNELSLRYGMNPHQKEAKLTNGGKPLPIRVLNGDPGFINLLDALNAFQLVRELRHATGEPAAASFKHVSPAGAAVNSPLTPELAQAYGVSGLELSPLATAYARARGADRMSSFGDAAALSDVVDESTAKLLKREVSDLVVAPGYTPEALDLLKQKKGGKYLILEIDPNYVPEPIEQRNLFGLTLQQERNNAVLTEASFERIVTENQELPDSAKRDLLVALITLKYTQSNSICYALDGQTIGIGAGQQSRIHCTRLAGDKADRWFLRQHPIALGMKFREGLARAEQNNAIDLWLEEELTPIEQASWEQAFEEVPPRLTREEKREWLNGLKNVAYGSDAFLPFRDNIDRASRSGVKYVVQAGSSMRDQEVVQAANDYGMVMVYSGVRLFHH
- a CDS encoding putative protein N(5)-glutamine methyltransferase — its product is MIPEKNPPAAASAGVPDENIIARLRAAGCVYAEEEARLLLAAASTPDELAGMVERRAAGSPLEHVIGWAEFAGLRIAVEPGVFVPRLRTEFLVRQAVSLARPGAVVLDLCCGTGALGAAVAAAHAGIELHAADLDPAAVKCARRNVAAFGGLVYEGDLFRPLPESLRGRVDVLLANTPYVPTAAIERMPAEARLHEARVALDGGADGLDVQRRVAAEAALWLAPGGHLLVEASEEQAPETAALFAQNGFAPQVVRCDDWDATVVRGTPSHRDVAG